A region of the Vidua chalybeata isolate OUT-0048 chromosome 7, bVidCha1 merged haplotype, whole genome shotgun sequence genome:
aatttctccgTTGATTTGAGTAGGCAGAGCTGGGTGTCAGCTTCCATCTGCCTCACAGCTGGAAAGGGAAGCCTTAAGAGAAAGGGAGGGTGCTTTCAGCCTGTGTTCCCAAAGTCAAtagggaaaggctgtgagagattcaggattttttatCTCCCCTACCCCCATTAGTAAAAACTTGTgcttttggagaaaaaagaacATACTGCTGTAGTTCAGGCagttaaacaaaatataaatgcaaacCAAAGCAGTTAAATAATGGTCTGGCTCTCGGTGCTGCATTTTGCCTGACACCGACATGTTGCCACAGACTCCTCCATAACAGGATGAAAACTGCAGAGCTTTGCTTTCCTAAGTCATAAcatgctttgggttggaagggagcttgaAGATCATTCCATTCCacccatgccatgggcagggacaccttccactagcccaggttgctccaagccccgtccaacctggccttggtcacttccagggatccaggggcagccaccctgtgccagggccttcccaccctcacagggaaggatttcttccatCTAACCCCACCCTCTGGCAGTTGGAAACTATTTCCCCTTATCCAGAGTCCTTCTTCAGCACTTTTGGAaccccttcaggcactggaaggtgctttaaggtctccccagaacattctgttttccaggctgaacaatcccagttctcccagcctgtctcaTTTCAGTGAGTGATGGATCACCTGGACAGCTGCATCTCCAAGGAGTTGCTGGCCACAGCAACTGCAATCTGCAATCACATCTCTTGGATCACCTGCTTGGACTGGTGGCAGACACCAATTAATCATGGCAAGCACCTCGACCTTCTGCTGATTTGATCTGAggttcccagctctgcttgctgTGTTCTAGGGAGGTGGTTTTGTATTGTGCAGATTTTTAATGCCTGAACACCAAGCAAAATCTAGGTTTTGTAGCTAAAAGGGAATTGGCCCTGGCTCTCCTGTGAGGAGCGTGCTCCCTATAAAATGACACCTGACAGGAGGAACCTGGAGAGGGCGGCGAGGGCTCTGCCCTTGGCAAAATGCAGGAGAGGGGAGGTTGCCTGTGACTCCTGGACTTCCAGCAGCTTTGAGGTTCCAGGTGCTGGCTGTTATTTTTGAAGAGCTGTGGAAGACTTTTCACTTTTTGATGTTATTTTCTGACACACCAAGTAAGGCAAAACCACTGCACTTGCTTTTTTGGCCAAGTGATCAGAGTGCCGCTAGAGTGCctttagttttggttttgtgtgtgttttttttttttttttttcccctaggatTTTCAGAGCCTGATTTAGCCAAGTTCTTCCATCCctgcttatttttaaagctaatCCTGTCGCTCTCTGACATCACCGTGCTTCAATCCCACCGACATCCATGGACTTGGGCAAGCACTCAGAATTCAAGCAGATGATGAAACACTTTGCTCACCAACAGCTGTGAAGTTGGGAAGACCTcacccagggagagcaggggtcAGGAAGGGAGATGAGACACTTTACATCCCACCCTTTCCATCCATGGGATGGTGGGAGACTCATCCCTCTGTTCTTGTTCCCTGGCACCCAAACCAGAAAGGAccccaaagcccatccagtgccacacCTTCCAatatcccaggttgctccaagccccatccagcctggtctggaacacttccagggatggggcagccacagcttttctgtgccagggcctcatcaccctcccagggaagatttttttccccaatatcccatctaaacctactctcagcttgaagccattcctccttgtcctgttaATTGCCTGTGGATATAGGATTATGTGTTTTTTTGGGAAACCAAATACGTGCTTTCTGGGGGCAGGTTCAAGGGCTAAACTTTAGCCCTGTATCTTTTAAAAAGTCGTGGTTCAAAGGTGTCAGCTGAGCTGCGTGTGCTGGCTGGGCAgtggctcagccctgctgaggtgATTTAGCAGCTGTAGGGCGGTGTGGGCTCAGGGGGAGGGTTCGGGGGCTGAGCTCACCTGGTGTTTTGGGAGCAGCCGGGTGGAGACCcctggcagctggcagggctgggcaggtggATGGACAACTAATCCTGGGACAGCCAGCCTGCCTGAGCCCCCCTTTCCCTCAGAATTATTGTAATAAAGGGATGGGACAATTTTTGGGCTAAGAACGATTCGTTGCTCAGATTAACATCAGTCTCAGAGGCTGTGAGATTGTAAACAAGCAAGCAGTCAGCCATAGCTCAAGAGCAGTCACAAGTTCTTCATTACAAGACAATATATAAGTTTCTAAACTAACAGACAGTTGTCACagggtttattttgcttttctaacctaTCACTTTTACTTatttctgctgcactgtggaTACTTTTATCTAATGGGCTTCTAActcacatacacacatatgCTTCTACCATAACTTCTAAACTCTTAGTTACTTATACAATGACACCCCGACATTATAACCCTTCACTATCTTATCCATACAATTTCTCACTTAAGGCATATTCTTAATTACCACTATAGAAATACAAGTTTATGGTTTCCCTGCTTAATGTCTGTGTATTGCATTTTTACATTAATCTAAGCTTCTTCTAAGATTGCAGATCAAACTCTTCAGTGTCCGTggaagtttctattttttttttttttttttgattcccAAGGAAGGAGATTTTCACTTGGACTCAGTGACTCCCTGgcttcttgctgctttttcttggCCTTAGTTTTTCATGCCCttgggagggagcagagatgAGGATCTGCTGCCTCCCCTTACCTTGTCTACCCCAATACTTTATTGTGGCAgggaagaaacaaatgaaaatagaaaacaacTACAGACATGCtgatgaaatttttttcctcttacatattttttctgctttttcaccttttaaaatatttttgctctccccatttcctctattttctctttctccccttCTCTTTCATCatattttcccctcccctctcttcttctgtattttttctcatctttttctctttttattttctctccttttttctcttttcccacattttctttttctctttttcacccttctttttatttttctctttacccctctttctctgctttctcttttctctacttctcttcttccttctcttttctatattttttccatttttctcttttgtctttcctctccttttctcatttttcctctctttttctattttcatctttccctctctctttttctcatttttcctccatttcttttttctcttttcttttgctttctcactccttttctctcctttttcccctccctttatttatctttttgtccttcctcttttcttctgtttttgcTCTCCTttgccctctttttttccccttttatctctcctttttccttacttctctttttctctcctttttcctctctgtttctctcctctcctttttatgcccctttttcctctctctttctctagttctttttctctccttccctggcttccacctctctctttcccccgcttttccctttctctttctctttctctcctcattttctctctttcccttctctccttctctcctcattttctctctttccccgtcttttccctctctctttctcctcccttcttcccctcctcatcTCTCCCTCAGTGCCGGCATCACCCCTCTCCTACCCCGGGTGCCCGCACCCCTCGCTCCCGTTCCCGGAGacccgggcggggccggggccgagccggggctgggctgagctgatCCCCGGCCGAgccggggctgggctgagctgatCCCTGACCGTGCCGGGGCTGGGCTGAACGCCTTtggggccgtgccggggctgggCCGATCCGAGCCGGGCCGCCGGAGCCGCCCCCGGGAGGCGGGCTCCCCTCACGGCCGATAtaaggcggcggcggcggcggggccgcgctcaCTCGCTCGGGCAGCGCTGCCGCCAGGCCCCGAGGTAAGGGCGGCACCGGGGGAgccccgcggggctgcgggacCCGTGAGGGGTCGCGGCGCGGCCGGCCCGGTTCCCCCTGAGCGCTCGCAGCCTCCCCCGCGCCCCTCTGGGCTCGCTCGGGGTGGGGGGAGCCTCTCCGGCTTGTCCCCACCCGGGTTTCCCGTGGCGGGAGGGTCTGGGGGAGCTCGGAGCGGCCGCCTGTGGCTCCCCTGTGGGTGCCCTTGCGCGCCCAGGTGCGGTCCTCGGCTCCGTTCCTTCCCCTGCGcttgttgtttgtttcttcagctCGGAACTGCCGGAGAGTTTGAATGTGCCGGGCTCGGTCTCGCAAAGCCCCTTGCGGGCATGGCTGTCCTCTGGTGGTGGCAGCCCCCTCACGCTGAGGAGCCGGGGCACGGCAGGGCTGAAGCTGTGCGAGTGACAGCCCGCCCAGCGGTCCTGACTTTCCCTGGCGTggctcctttccttctccattcGGGAAGGGCAAAGGCCGATTTGCCCACACCCCTGAGCAGTCGGGAGGCAGGTCTGAGTGCGGGCAGGAGCGGGctgtgggatgctctgggaagCTCCCCAAATTGCTGAGGGCTTGGACGCTgggctgccctcctgggcagggatgCTGGTGCCTGTTTACTTTGTCACAGCCTGCAGAGGGTCCTGGGCgggaggtgggatggggagggtgCAATCCTGCAGGCTGCATCAGctccagggacagctctgggtgtctggagcaggattttgggtGCGTCTCCTTTCCTTCTTGTCCTAACTCTTGTAAACTAGCAGCGACTGGACTCAGCACTTGTGCCTGCCGGGTGAAGGGGTGATGGCCTGTAGGAGTTTTGCAGTGTCGTGGACACGAATTACGGTCCCAGCTTCCTTCACGAGTTTTTCGGatgctgtgctgtctgcagagAGCGCTGAAGGCGTTTTTTTTAGGAGCACGGAGTGGCTTTATTGAGTTTGTCTGGTGGGTCCCCCCCGTACCTCCCAGCTAATCTGGGTGGGAGTCGGAGCTCAGGTTACAGCAGCTAATCCCAGACTACAGCCCGGTTTGTGGGGCTGTAATCCGTGAGCACAGCCCTCCTCCCCGGCGGGACCTGGAGCCTGGGAGGCCGGCTCGGTTTCGGGTTTTTATTGCCGCGCTGGGGATGCGAAAGGCGCAGGCAGATGGATGCACGTGTGTGCAGCAGCCGTGGGCTGGGATCGGGCTGAGCATCCTTCGTGCTCCCTAACGTCCCCAGGGTGGCTCTGAGCCAGCAGCTGCGATTGTGGTGGCCGTGGTATCCCCAGCTTCAAGGgctctctgctgccctgcttcTGCCTCTCTGTCGGAATCTGACACCCCTCAGCCAGCTTTGAGTTTCTTCTCCGTGAGGTATGTGCTGGAGGCTTGCTGGTGCTGGGTGGTCACAGTCCTGTCCTGAATTGGGGTCTTGGGATGTGGAGTGAGCCTGTTCCTCTTGTTTTAGACCACGTGCCTTTCCAGAGAAGCCCAGGCCCACCCATGCTACTTCTGTGGGGTGTCAGGGGGGTAGTGGGGTAGTGCTCCTGCTCCAAAATACCAGCAGGAGCCGGTGGCCTTTGCCATGGGGCTGGAAGTTTTTGTGGCTTTTAGGGAGTTTGCTTTAATTGCTGCTGAATTTTGAAGTACAGGGACTTGGGGATGGTGCCGCATCTCCTGTGTGTGAGAGGGTCGGAAAGATGGATGGAgccccatccctctgtcccacTTGGAGCCCTGGGATGAAGTGAACATCCAGGGGGTGCATCCACCACCAGGgtggtgctggcagctctggggggtGGATCAGCCCTTCTGCCCTGCATAGTGTGAGTTAAATCACTCTCTGCTTTCCCGAGATGAGCACAGGATCGGCTGTCCTAGGGTGGAGAGCTGCCACGGGCTCAGCTCCCTATTTAGCCAGTGCTTTAGCAAAATCCGTGCTTAATTTGGTTCGAATCTCGGCTCCGTCTTTCATCAGGCCAGCAGGATGAAAGCCATAGACCAGATCTCCTCACGGGGCCAATTTGGGCCTGTTTGTGGAGAGATTTGATCTCCCCTGAATGTGTGCAGGGCCCCCCTCATTGTTAGTGCCACCAGCTTCCCCTCTGTTGGGACAATAGTGCCTTGAGTCCTCTCGGGTAATCTCCCCCCTTATCTCCCTTCTCTTCCGTAGCCTCTGTCCCTGACAGGCAGGAGGGTGGGAGCTTTGGGAAGAGCCGATTATGCAGAAGGAGAAGTGCTGTTTCAACCAAGGTCCCATTTTGGGGAGAGGGGGTGAGAAGAGGGTATTCAACACATCCGAGTTTTTTCCAGCTTACCTCCCCTCTGTGCTCCTGGAAACCCCACCAAGAGATCCTGTGGTGGGGTCAGGGATATTTGGAGATCCCCTGTTGCTCTCTGGTCACTTGGCCACACTGGCTTTGCCCCAGGCTGGTCCCTTTCCTTCTGGGGCTGTGGTCACAGGGAAGAGCAAGGTGACCATTGTTGGGGATGCTGGATGTGTCCATGGGTGTGCTGGCTGAGCTGATGGCTCCAGCTCAGGTGAAGCCATGAGGGAACAAGGATCCATCCCTTGCAAACCCACCTCTGCAGCTTTATTTTAGCGTGTCCCAGGCTGGATCCTCCGCTCCAAAACTGGCCTGGCCGAAGCATGGTGGGCACAggcctggggctgtgggtggtACTGAGGGTCCCAGGGAGGGGGACAGCATTTTTATACCTCCCCAAAAGCAAGAGGGCAATTAGCAGCCCCACTTGGGGTTTTGTGTGAGCCATTAAGggccttttctttctgctggtGAGGAAGTTAACAAGTTGCTTTGTCCACTGCCTGCAGGTAGAAGAAAGCGCTGAAGAGGCAGCAAAAGTAGATGTAGAAAAGCAAAAGGGTGGAAGGAGGCAGTTGTGGAGCCAACCATGATGGGGGAGTGTTTTGAAATCAAAGCATTcttctaaaaagaaaacttaagaCCAGCAGATCTTCTCAGCAGTCAAGCTccgagttttttttttcttttctatacaCTGTGTTAATAATTGTTAAATGCAGGGAATTCTTTGTAGAATAGAGTTtgagggaagaggggaagggaggacaGAGCAGAATTTAAGTTTGGATAGGAGTACAAAGCCCCTTAGTTCCCCACTTCTACTTTATGCATCTGTACAACTTGACAAGATGCTGACCAGAGCCTGTGGTAAATGTTTTATGGTACCATGTATCAGCCAGATCAATTCTACTGTGCTTGAGGGAGTGCAGATAAAATGGCTCAAAGATTCCCCTGCTGAAAGCGATAGGAGCATCATTTATGCCAGAGGAGACAGATTTAGTCGCCTGACATTTATTTGGCCACAGTGTACTTCGCAGATTTCACACCCGGGGACGATAGCCAACTTGATGATGTCAGATGtgagctggaagagaaggaaaaatcgCACAAAACCTAATGCTGCTCCTCTTTTGTCAAGCAGATGAGTTTTGCTAAGTGTCTTGGTTGTTTTACTCCATGGAGTGCTTTAATGGAAGGTGCCTGGCAAGAGCAGGATGTTACTGAAGCGGCGCGTCCCGGTGTGACACGGCAGCAGAAATAGCTCCGTAATTTACGTCATTTCTTTCAATCCTGTTTTGCCTTTAGGTCATTTGAGTTCCAGTCCGAGCGACCATGAGCGCGCTTGACTTGACTTCCATCCTGGATTTCCTGGAGACGGCCAACTTGACGGAGATCAACTGGACGTGCAACAACGGCGAGTGCATCACGGTGGATGCGACAACATGCCCTGGCACGCTCAACAAGAGCGCCCTGCTCTACACCCTGTCCTTCTTCTACATCTTCATCTTCGTCATAGGCCTGGTGGCCAACTCGGTGGTGGTGTGGGTCAACCTCCAGGCCAAAATGACCGGCTATGAAACCCACCTGTACATCTTCAACCTGGCCATCGCCGACCTGTGCGTCGTGATCACCCTGCCTGTGTGGGTCGTCTCGCTCGTCCAGCACAACCAGTGGCACATGGGGGAAATCACGTGCAAGATAACTCACCTGATATTTTCCATCAACTTGTACAGCAGCATCTTCTTCCTGGCGTGCATGAGCGTGGACCGCTACCTCTCGGTCGCCTATTTCACCAACTCCAGCAGCCGCAAGAAGAAGATCATCCGCCGCTGCATCTGCATCCTGGTGTGGCTCCTGGCCTTCTCCGCGTCCCTCCCAGACACCTATTACCTCAAGACGGTCTCCTCCAACAACGAGACCTACTGCAGGCCCGTTTACCCCGAAGAGAGCTTCAAGGAGTGGTTGATTGGCATGGAGCTCATCTCCGTGGTGCTGGGCTTCCTCATCCCCTTTCCCATCATCGCCgtgttttatttcctcctgGCCAAGAGCATCTCCACCTCCAGCGACCAGGAGCGGAAGAGCAACGGGAAGATCATCTTCTCCTATGTCGTGGTGTTCCTGGTGTGCTGGCTGCCCTACCATGTGGCTGTCCTGCTGGACATCTTCTACAGCCTTCATTTCATCCCCTTCAGCTGCCAGATGGAGAACTTCCTCTACGCCACCCTCCACATCACTCAGTGTTTCTCCCTAGTCCACTGCTGCGTCAACCCCATCCTGTACAGCTTCATCAACCGCAACTACAGATACGAGCTCATGAAAGCCTTTATTTTCAAGTACTCTGCCAAAACTGGCCTCACTAAACTCATCGACGCCTCCAGAGTGTCAGAAGCAGAATACTCAGCTCTGGAGCAAAATGCCAAATGACTGCAACCCCAGAAAGAAACTTCCTTGACTGTCTGACctgatgtggttttttttgtgtgttacggtttgttgttttttttttttttgaccccTTCCTTTCAATGTGCGTGTTACGAACGCGGCGTGAATTCCAGCCTACAAAAGAGAGAGGACAAAGTGTAATTTAAGAGTAGGATCAGTTGCAAAGTGGAAGTGGTACcaaaatgaaaaccttttctCCTCCTAGCCCAGTGTGGACTCCTCAACAACGCTATGCAAATGGAAATGACTTCCTAGCAGACAAAGCCATTGTGTACCATAGATAACACGGATAAGCTTCTCCTTCCATGTCTTGATTCCCTCTTGTCTCCTtgtatatgtttatatatatagtGTGTTGTATTTAAAAGCTCGAGActttattttctgcctcttgGTGTACCTTATACAAGTGTATTTgaaagttaaatatatttttatcatGTATTTGAAGTATATTGCTGATGAGTGTATCCAGAGTGCTGTAGTCTGAGTGTTAGGTGGCTGTTTAGCTCCAAGAGGATGCTGATAAATAGGATGGAAATGATCTCTTGGGAGCATCCTCCCTGGCTGGCACACTTTATGGACCATGGCTTTATGTGGTGTCACACCCACATGCTGGAGCATGAAATATATGTAGTGTAATATAGCTGCCATCATGTTAAAATTAACATTATTGTCAGAGTCCTTAACTCCTACACCCCTGCTTCACCAGGCTGTATCCTCCTGCACAGAGTGAGTGATCTTACTGCTGAGAGTTGTCGCTATTTGTaagttatttttgtaaaataaagatctgaggaaaaaaaaaaaaaacaaaagctgtgccTACCAGTGGTTTGACTTGCCAGCCTTCTcctcaggttaaaaaaaaaaagtcaaaaaggAGGAATCTCAAGGCCACCTCAGTCCTTTGGTGCAGGAACAGACAGGTCAGTCAGAGTTTTCTGGTGTTTGGTGGCCAGAAAGAACTGATGGAGGAATGGGAGATGGCACTGGAGCATGGtgagcagggaaggggtgggagGAATGGGTCTGTGCTGGTGGGGAAGGTAAAAGTGATGGATTTATGAGGTAAAAGCTGCTAGGAATGATGAAAAGCTGTGTTTGTAGCTTAGAAATAAacacagggaaggaaaatacagaagcGTGCAGATGGAGCGGATATTTGGACTAATCCAGGTTCAGCCCTCGGTGGTTTTTGCTGGCGATGGAATTGGGGGTTAGCAGTCCTGACAGCACTAAATCCCTTTTTATCTCCTCTTCCCTTTGTTGGGGATTTGCAGTGCCGTAGTGTCCAAGTGGGGCAGGATCCAGGCGCTGTGGGATGCCTCAAGTGGAGCTTTAAGCCAGCAAAGGACTTGAATCATGGTGTTCACCTCAGGACAAGGTATTTAATGTCACATCAGTGATGTCTCCCAGCGGTGtttgctgctccagggcagtgCTACACTTAAATTCCTGTTCAGTGCATGCATGTCCTCATCCCTCTGCGATCCCAGCAGCCAAACAATTTGGGAATGagtgtattttgtttctttctacGTGTTCCATTACTGCCTCCTCAAAGGTCGTCCTGTAAAAACAGATGTTAAGTCTGCCATCCCCTCCTTGTACTGGTGTTGCTAAAAAAGCACCAGTCCATTCCCAAATGGGGAGAAAtcccaaaagaaaaaggatttctGGTTGCAGAGAAGCTGTCAGGATGGAGAGCAGGCGTAGCTTTTTGTGCTGATGCTTCTTGTGCACTGTGGGTATTTTGAGTTTCCTGTTAACCttaagctgctgctgagctgcaagGAAAGTTCTCACTCATGCTGACACTTGAAGTGAGTTAATGCTGAGAAATTAATCTCCTGGTTTAGCTGGGCAttgcttcccttccctcagcatctctgtgtgcagctgtgtgtCCTCCCCAAGGTGCTGGATACAGCTCTGGcatcctgctcctgtccccctGCAGGGTGTTGCTCATCTTAGAGCAGCAGAACTGTTTCAGTTCAGGTTCCCTCTCAGGCAGTGGGTTGTTCTCACGTGGTGCTGTAGCTTTATGCTGGCAGAAAttcacagaatttcttttttttttctttccctctgcagttTGGTATTCACAGAGCGGCgtcagccctgcacagagcccGGGTGGTGCTGAGTGCTGGGGAAATCCTGCAGACCTGCTGCTTAAACCACACTGATAAAGTCTCCAGGCCTCTTCCTTGGGGAGGTGAATCGTGGTGTGATGGTGCCTTTTCCAAAAGCAGGGTcagacagggagcagggaaaggtcAGGACTCTTGCTGTCAGTACTTTGCACACATGGATCTTTTCCAGCTCCTTCATGGGAAAACCTGGAGCTGAGGACTCACCTTGTCCCTCGAAAGGACAAGtggagctgggaggcagcaccCCCCATACAAGCAGTTTGGGAAGTGGGAACACTGTCCTCTCCAGGGACTGGCACTGCTGAGTGGACCCAGGGTCCCACAACTCTGTGGTAGTGGGCAGAGGATGGGAAATGGGTGGAGGGCAGAACAGTGAAGAGGGACAGGAGCGATGGAGTTTGTAATTGTGTATTTCTCATTAGGACTCTGGTTTCACGGtcaaaattctcaaaaatcAAACTGGCAGGGGTGTAATAGCTAAAATTCCTGTGTTCTAGGAAGCGTTTCTCCTGTGTGACACAATACCCCAGCTGGTGTTTGCACTGAGACCAAAGTGTGGATCTGGACTCCTTGGAGACTGAAATGAGGGAATTTATCAGCAGATAGCAGGTGAGTGAAAATAGGTGTCAGATTCTGAGATGTGACTGTGACTTAGAGTGATTGATGTGATGGCTGCTGTCACTTTGTTTGGCCAAATGTCCCGAGCCTGGAACTTGGGGagttcaggaagaatttcttcatggaaaaggtTGTTaagcactggaaggggctgcccaggggagtgatggaggtgttcaagaaaagactggacatggcactcggtgctctgggctgggtgacaagtGGGGATTAATCACAGGCTGCTCTTTGAAAAGACCTCCCAGACCATcaaaatgattctgtggttctgtttTATGAAGggtccctgctcctccctgctgtggcTTTGTGGCTTGCTGTGCCTGGGGATCTCCCTTGCTCCTCTGACAGCTACAGGTGTCCATGGGGATTCAGATCTTATCTTTTCCAGAGGGCCAAATTCACAGCGTTAAGTCTTGGCTGGAAAAATGAGCACAAATCAAACATAATCCATAACCTGGAGCGAGTCCTCCTGCTTAACTCTTGGGCTTTCTGGTAAAGCATCTCCACGTGCCTCAGAGGCAGGCactgagcaaataaaaatacatctgcTCCATGAGAAAggctttatttctcttcttccatAGAAAGTTTAGTGCTGCTTTATTGTTCCTTAAACACAGCTTTCCTTTTATGAGCCATAAATGATGTTCAGGTGTAGCACAGTGACTTAAATCAGCTCCTCTGGCATTATGCAGATAATGTACTGCAAGAAACACCCTATTGGCCCCTTTCTCCTTGTGCTAATTCATGGTTTCAGCGCTGCTGACTTTAGGTACTCTCTTTTCACGAGTTCACTGAGCATAAAAGCCAGTTAAAATTCCTAAGAAGCGAGAAATAACTCAGCTGTGAGCAATATTGAAGCACGTGGGGGCGGGGGCAGTGCTGCCAAAGCCCAGCTCTTAATTCTCTTCCTGAGAGTTTCTCCATGACAAGAGTGGAGCTGGTACTTTAAAAAGGGAAGGGGcatggggctgagcagggcatGATGTGGtggggatgggttttggggggtaCTGGTGTGTGCAGAGCCCAGGGTTTGCTTTTAGCCTCCCTGCTCCATTAGGATGTGTGGCTGAAGAGCATCTGAGCCAGAGTCTGCTCCAACTTACACCCCGGATTTACAGTAGGATAATGCTGCCGATTTAAAAGGAGCTCTCTGGGATTTATAGGGCTTTTTATAAGCAGGATCAGGAATTTCAGCCATAATCCTGTGCAAATGTATGGGTGTGAGTGGCGACGTGTGCATCT
Encoded here:
- the ACKR3 gene encoding atypical chemokine receptor 3 yields the protein MSALDLTSILDFLETANLTEINWTCNNGECITVDATTCPGTLNKSALLYTLSFFYIFIFVIGLVANSVVVWVNLQAKMTGYETHLYIFNLAIADLCVVITLPVWVVSLVQHNQWHMGEITCKITHLIFSINLYSSIFFLACMSVDRYLSVAYFTNSSSRKKKIIRRCICILVWLLAFSASLPDTYYLKTVSSNNETYCRPVYPEESFKEWLIGMELISVVLGFLIPFPIIAVFYFLLAKSISTSSDQERKSNGKIIFSYVVVFLVCWLPYHVAVLLDIFYSLHFIPFSCQMENFLYATLHITQCFSLVHCCVNPILYSFINRNYRYELMKAFIFKYSAKTGLTKLIDASRVSEAEYSALEQNAK